The genome window AAAGAAATCAACTTACCGAGTGGAAGGAATTCGAAGGGCTGATTATGATCTTTGAATCCGTTCACAGAATCGGAGATACGCTCGCGGCGGTGCAGGAGGTGTTCCCCGATTGCGAATATTTGATGGGCCGGGAAATGACCAAAATTCACGAGGAAATTCTCCATTTTTCCCCGATTCTATCCGGAAAACCCAAGGAATTTGCTCATAAGGGCGAATTTGTGATTTTAATCAATACCAATCGGAAAAAAATGCTTAAAGGCTCTCTTGGATCGGTCGATACAAATTAGTAGAGGTAACAAATCATGACTATCGATAAAATCGGTGGGATCGGTGGAAGCGGATACGAACCGAAAAGAACCACTCCGGTTAGAAAAGCTGAGTCAAAAGAAGCTTTTGACAACGTTTCTATTTCCGATACCGCGAAACAAAAAGCATCCGAAGCAAAACTTCAAGCTGAAGTTCAGACAATAGCACGCAAAATTCTTTCTACTCCGGACGACCAAGACCGTTCCGTTAAACTCAAAGAAGTTAAGGAAAAATTAAAGAACGGGGACTACGACAATCTGAGCGCGGACGTATTGAATACGATCGCCGATA of Leptospira sanjuanensis contains these proteins:
- a CDS encoding flagellar biosynthesis anti-sigma factor FlgM, with protein sequence MTIDKIGGIGGSGYEPKRTTPVRKAESKEAFDNVSISDTAKQKASEAKLQAEVQTIARKILSTPDDQDRSVKLKEVKEKLKNGDYDNLSADVLNTIADRISETMLGQ